In a genomic window of Pararge aegeria chromosome 7, ilParAegt1.1, whole genome shotgun sequence:
- the LOC120625140 gene encoding differentially expressed in FDCP 8 homolog, translating into MAAALANDSPKYRNSLICCSPRSADLVSRSSSSTSGCVSADESVDSNYIPKSISNKKLKIHSTATREEIERAINQCKELVLNSPQCSDERKWLVRYLVELRLRLEDLKDNDGQLRAKVAIKGHHFEQQTSIGNRKQYCDHCSGIVWSIVQSSYICTDCGYICHYKCVDDVCRVCAHVVMTEKGQFEMNICPEKGLAAQDYKCAECGTALTFKDTWNEPRLCDYTGMYFCATCHWNDLSVIPARIVHNWDWDKKYISRLAYQMLNLSWSRPYIDIESINSRLFNFIAELEWVHKMRKDLEWMRRYLCACSEGSSLLSPLSIQLGDVNKKYSMAHLQAINDGTLETQLTELTELCRAHITNCALCSGKGYLCEVCSNNEILYPFDNGAIMCEKCNSMYHRGCWLRKGQKCLKCLRLNERKMITVETPDDTDSHLEYEIDKFVQ; encoded by the coding sequence ATGGCAGCAGCGCTCGCAAACGATTCTCCTAAATATAGAAACAGTTTGATATGTTGTAGCCCTAGAAGTGCGGATTTAGTATCCCGATCTTCGTCTTCCACGTCAGGTTGTGTGTCAGCAGACGAAAGCGTCGACTCAAATTATATTCCCAAGTCGATATCTAATAAAAAGCTCAAGATTCACAGCACAGCGACTCGCGAAGAGATTGAAAGAGCTATAAACCAGTGTAAAGAGCTTGTTCTGAACAGTCCTCAGTGTTCTGATGAAAGGAAATGGTTAGTGCGTTATTTGGTTGAATTACGCTTAAGATTGGAGGATTTGAAGGACAACGATGGGCAGTTAAGAGCTAAAGTTGCTATAAAAGGTCACCACTTTGAACAGCAAACTAGTATTGGTAATAGGAAACAATATTGTGACCACTGCAGTGGTATTGTGTGGAGTATTGTGCAGAGTTCTTACATTTGTACTGATTGTGGTTACATATGTCACTACAAATGTGTAGATGACGTATGTAGGGTTTGTGCTCATGTTGTTATGACGGAAAAAGGACAGTTTGAAATGAACATTTGTCCAGAAAAAGGTTTAGCAGCACAAGATTATAAGTGCGCTGAATGCGGAACAGCATTGACTTTCAAAGACACGTGGAATGAACCACGACTATGTGACTACACTGGCATGTATTTCTGTGCAACTTGCCATTGGAATGACTTGTCAGTTATCCCTGCCAGGATAGTACATAACTGGGATTGGGATAAGAAATACATATCACGATTGGCATACCAAATGTTAAATCTATCGTGGTCTAGACCATACATTGACATTGAGAGTATTAACTCAAGACTATTTAACTTTATCGCTGAGTTAGAATGGGTACATAAGATGCGGAAGGATCTAGAATGGATGAGGAGGTATTTATGTGCTTGCAGCGAAGGCTCAAGCCTTCTATCTCCCTTATCTATTCAACTGGGTGATGTAAACAAGAAATACAGTATGGCACACTTGCAAGCAATCAATGATGGGACTCTGGAAACACAGTTAACTGAACTTACAGAGCTATGCAGAGCTCACATAACAAATTGTGCATTGTGTTCCGGCAAGGGATACTTGTGTGAAGTTTGCAGCAACAATGAGATTTTATACCCATTTGATAACGGTGCCATAATGTGTGAGAAATGTAACTCTATGTACCACAGAGGTTGCTGGTTGAGAAAAGGACAGAAATGTCTAAAATGCCTGCGATTGAATGAGAGAAAAATGATAACTGTAGAAACCCCTGATGATACAGATTCACATTTAGAATATGAGATAGATAAATTCGTTCAATAG